Proteins encoded in a region of the Apostichopus japonicus isolate 1M-3 chromosome 19, ASM3797524v1, whole genome shotgun sequence genome:
- the LOC139959755 gene encoding uncharacterized protein isoform X3, translating to MDSSDEEEYGIELGYGFHHMQDMARLMLMQQMISAQSWPDRFHHVESSTFIEGWSTRPSHHEDDDAKPTRSAVSVKVATLFNMPNHAITDLVISPKGHRKIYAHQVIVASWSNPLKQFILSERRKWPLGKAPGEVIFQIILKSDGAYMSSVEDFIRYMYTESIDLSLQTVWHHIILTTEYDVAPLLEVCLQFIHKQIAVVPIRPYLLTFMDQAANFNLTNSVVQNTMLRIHSELFFEDAEVVSSFDVDFLCDVLRSSNVVADSEYAIFQKLKPKMDALKQAGKTRELRRLLALLRLTQMKTLELRELYSGEYMDEMRSAFPGRLESALWTRALFNEQNFDEVPINVERPRLYLEIPVPYMVEHNRHQYYDQVDNLYEGKSMEFEQRKFQELRFKIKNGEQVLEDGTYVRRPVHLKSCNIPVYQVTAGEHSVKRCGEECRLEIPSGKFEFVTVNYQLPKLLKTFKLILVFRIESQTGTKRRVIAHTDTNTETAVKFTMYPLPISEDCSISITNAVCYAFEKEDV from the exons ATGGATTCATCTGACGAAGAAGAGTATGGCATAGAATTGGGATATGGCTTTCATCATATGCAAGATATGGCAAGGTTAATGCTTATGCAGCAAATGATATCAGCGCAATCATGGCCCGACAGATTTCATCATGTAGAGAGTAGTACTTTTATCGAG GGGTGGTCAACACGCCCGTCTCATCACGAAGATGATGACGCAAAACCAACGCGCAGCGCAGTCTCAGTCAAAGTAGCCACTCTGTTCAACATGCCAAACCATGCAATTACCGATCTTGTTATCAGTCCCAAAGGACACAGAAAGATATACGCTCATCAAGTAATCGTTGCCAGTTGGAGTAATCCGTTAAAGCAGTTTATTCTCAGTGAACGTAGAAAGTGGCCTTTGGGCAAGGCCCCCGGTGAGGTCATTTTTCAAATTATACTGAAATCCGATGGCGCTTATATGTCTTCCGTGGAAGACTTTATTCGTTACATGTACACGGAGTCCATAGATCTCAGCCTTCAGACGGTATGGCATCATATTATTTTAACTACTGAGTACGACGTGGCTCCGTTGTTGGAAGTTTGTTTGCAGTTCATACACAAACAAATTGCAGTGGTACCGATTAGGCCCTACCTCCTCACATTCATGGATCAAGCGGCAAACTTCAACTTAACAAATTCCGTCGTCCAGAATACGATGCTCAGAATCCACAGTGAACTTTTCTTCGAAGATGCAGAGGTGGTCTCTTCCTTCGATGTCGATTTCCTCTGTGACGTCCTCCGAAGTTCTAACGTCGTTGCTGATAGTGAGTACGCCATCTTCCAAAAACTGAAGCCAAAGATGGATGCTTTGAAGCAGGCAGGTAAGACCCGAGAACTTCGTCGTCTTTTGGCTTTACTGCGTCTCACACAAATGAAAACATTAGAACTGAGAGAATTGTACTCCGGGGAATACATGGATGAGATGAGAAGCGCGTTCCCTGGAAGACTTGAATCTGCGTTGTGGACACGCGCGCTGTTCAACGAACAGAATTTTGACGAGGTACCAATCAATGTGGAGAGGCCGCGTCTGTATTTGGAAATTCCCGTGCCTTACATGGTGGAACATAATCGACACCAATATTACGATCAGGTTGACAACTTGTACGAGGGGAAAAGTATGGAGTTTGAGCAAAGGAAATTTCAAGAACTCCGCTTCAAAATCAAGAACGGCGAGCAAGTGTTAGAGGATGGTACGTACGTTAGAAGGCCCGTACACTTGAAGAGCTGTAACATTCCCGTTTACCAAGTAACGGCAGGCGAACACAGTGTTAAACGATGTGGAGAAGAGTGCCGATTGGAAATTCCTTCTGGAAAGTTTGAGTTTGTTACTGTAAACTACCAGCTTCCAAAACTTTTAAAGACCTTTAAATTGATATTAGTATTCAGAATCGAAAGTCAGACAGGAACCAAACGAAGAGTCATCGCACACACCGATACCAACACTGAAACAGCAGTGAAGTTCACAATGTATCCGCTTCCAATCAGTGAAGATTGTAGCATAAGCATTACTAACGCCGTATGCTATGCTTTTGAAAAAGAAGACGTTTAA
- the LOC139959755 gene encoding uncharacterized protein isoform X2 yields MHSSDDEDYGIGWGYGYDDMQDMARFMLMQQMISTRSWPDINHHVESSTFIKGWSTRPSHHEDDDAKPTRSAVSVKVATLFNMPNHAITDLVISPKGHRKIYAHQVIVASWSNPLKQFILSERRKWPLGKAPGEVIFQIILKSDGAYMSSVEDFIRYMYTESIDLSLQTVWHHIILTTEYDVAPLLEVCLQFIHKQIAVVPIRPYLLTFMDQAANFNLTNSVVQNTMLRIHSELFFEDAEVVSSFDVDFLCDVLRSSNVVADSEYAIFQKLKPKMDALKQAGKTRELRRLLALLRLTQMKTLELRELYSGEYMDEMRSAFPGRLESALWTRALFNEQNFDEVPINVERPRLYLEIPVPYMVEHNRHQYYDQVDNLYEGKSMEFEQRKFQELRFKIKNGEQVLEDGTYVRRPVHLKSCNIPVYQVTAGEHSVKRCGEECRLEIPSGKFEFVTVNYQLPKLLKTFKLILVFRIESQTGTKRRVIAHTDTNTETAVKFTMYPLPISEDCSISITNAVCYAFEKEDV; encoded by the exons ATGCATTCATCTGACGACGAAGATTATGGCATAGGCTGGGGCTATGGCTATGATGATATGCAAGATATGGCAAGATTCATGCTTATGCAGCAAATGATATCAACGCGATCATGGCCCGACATAAATCATCATGTAGAGAGTAGTACTTTTATCAAG GGGTGGTCAACACGCCCGTCTCATCACGAAGATGATGACGCAAAACCAACGCGCAGCGCAGTCTCAGTCAAAGTAGCCACTCTGTTCAACATGCCAAACCATGCAATTACCGATCTTGTTATCAGTCCCAAAGGACACAGAAAGATATACGCTCATCAAGTAATCGTTGCCAGTTGGAGTAATCCGTTAAAGCAGTTTATTCTCAGTGAACGTAGAAAGTGGCCTTTGGGCAAGGCCCCCGGTGAGGTCATTTTTCAAATTATACTGAAATCCGATGGCGCTTATATGTCTTCCGTGGAAGACTTTATTCGTTACATGTACACGGAGTCCATAGATCTCAGCCTTCAGACGGTATGGCATCATATTATTTTAACTACTGAGTACGACGTGGCTCCGTTGTTGGAAGTTTGTTTGCAGTTCATACACAAACAAATTGCAGTGGTACCGATTAGGCCCTACCTCCTCACATTCATGGATCAAGCGGCAAACTTCAACTTAACAAATTCCGTCGTCCAGAATACGATGCTCAGAATCCACAGTGAACTTTTCTTCGAAGATGCAGAGGTGGTCTCTTCCTTCGATGTCGATTTCCTCTGTGACGTCCTCCGAAGTTCTAACGTCGTTGCTGATAGTGAGTACGCCATCTTCCAAAAACTGAAGCCAAAGATGGATGCTTTGAAGCAGGCAGGTAAGACCCGAGAACTTCGTCGTCTTTTGGCTTTACTGCGTCTCACACAAATGAAAACATTAGAACTGAGAGAATTGTACTCCGGGGAATACATGGATGAGATGAGAAGCGCGTTCCCTGGAAGACTTGAATCTGCGTTGTGGACACGCGCGCTGTTCAACGAACAGAATTTTGACGAGGTACCAATCAATGTGGAGAGGCCGCGTCTGTATTTGGAAATTCCCGTGCCTTACATGGTGGAACATAATCGACACCAATATTACGATCAGGTTGACAACTTGTACGAGGGGAAAAGTATGGAGTTTGAGCAAAGGAAATTTCAAGAACTCCGCTTCAAAATCAAGAACGGCGAGCAAGTGTTAGAGGATGGTACGTACGTTAGAAGGCCCGTACACTTGAAGAGCTGTAACATTCCCGTTTACCAAGTAACGGCAGGCGAACACAGTGTTAAACGATGTGGAGAAGAGTGCCGATTGGAAATTCCTTCTGGAAAGTTTGAGTTTGTTACTGTAAACTACCAGCTTCCAAAACTTTTAAAGACCTTTAAATTGATATTAGTATTCAGAATCGAAAGTCAGACAGGAACCAAACGAAGAGTCATCGCACACACCGATACCAACACTGAAACAGCAGTGAAGTTCACAATGTATCCGCTTCCAATCAGTGAAGATTGTAGCATAAGCATTACTAACGCCGTATGCTATGCTTTTGAAAAAGAAGACGTTTAA
- the LOC139959755 gene encoding uncharacterized protein isoform X4, which yields MPNHAITDLVISPKGHRKIYAHQVIVASWSNPLKQFILSERRKWPLGKAPGEVIFQIILKSDGAYMSSVEDFIRYMYTESIDLSLQTVWHHIILTTEYDVAPLLEVCLQFIHKQIAVVPIRPYLLTFMDQAANFNLTNSVVQNTMLRIHSELFFEDAEVVSSFDVDFLCDVLRSSNVVADSEYAIFQKLKPKMDALKQAGKTRELRRLLALLRLTQMKTLELRELYSGEYMDEMRSAFPGRLESALWTRALFNEQNFDEVPINVERPRLYLEIPVPYMVEHNRHQYYDQVDNLYEGKSMEFEQRKFQELRFKIKNGEQVLEDGTYVRRPVHLKSCNIPVYQVTAGEHSVKRCGEECRLEIPSGKFEFVTVNYQLPKLLKTFKLILVFRIESQTGTKRRVIAHTDTNTETAVKFTMYPLPISEDCSISITNAVCYAFEKEDV from the coding sequence ATGCCAAACCATGCAATTACCGATCTTGTTATCAGTCCCAAAGGACACAGAAAGATATACGCTCATCAAGTAATCGTTGCCAGTTGGAGTAATCCGTTAAAGCAGTTTATTCTCAGTGAACGTAGAAAGTGGCCTTTGGGCAAGGCCCCCGGTGAGGTCATTTTTCAAATTATACTGAAATCCGATGGCGCTTATATGTCTTCCGTGGAAGACTTTATTCGTTACATGTACACGGAGTCCATAGATCTCAGCCTTCAGACGGTATGGCATCATATTATTTTAACTACTGAGTACGACGTGGCTCCGTTGTTGGAAGTTTGTTTGCAGTTCATACACAAACAAATTGCAGTGGTACCGATTAGGCCCTACCTCCTCACATTCATGGATCAAGCGGCAAACTTCAACTTAACAAATTCCGTCGTCCAGAATACGATGCTCAGAATCCACAGTGAACTTTTCTTCGAAGATGCAGAGGTGGTCTCTTCCTTCGATGTCGATTTCCTCTGTGACGTCCTCCGAAGTTCTAACGTCGTTGCTGATAGTGAGTACGCCATCTTCCAAAAACTGAAGCCAAAGATGGATGCTTTGAAGCAGGCAGGTAAGACCCGAGAACTTCGTCGTCTTTTGGCTTTACTGCGTCTCACACAAATGAAAACATTAGAACTGAGAGAATTGTACTCCGGGGAATACATGGATGAGATGAGAAGCGCGTTCCCTGGAAGACTTGAATCTGCGTTGTGGACACGCGCGCTGTTCAACGAACAGAATTTTGACGAGGTACCAATCAATGTGGAGAGGCCGCGTCTGTATTTGGAAATTCCCGTGCCTTACATGGTGGAACATAATCGACACCAATATTACGATCAGGTTGACAACTTGTACGAGGGGAAAAGTATGGAGTTTGAGCAAAGGAAATTTCAAGAACTCCGCTTCAAAATCAAGAACGGCGAGCAAGTGTTAGAGGATGGTACGTACGTTAGAAGGCCCGTACACTTGAAGAGCTGTAACATTCCCGTTTACCAAGTAACGGCAGGCGAACACAGTGTTAAACGATGTGGAGAAGAGTGCCGATTGGAAATTCCTTCTGGAAAGTTTGAGTTTGTTACTGTAAACTACCAGCTTCCAAAACTTTTAAAGACCTTTAAATTGATATTAGTATTCAGAATCGAAAGTCAGACAGGAACCAAACGAAGAGTCATCGCACACACCGATACCAACACTGAAACAGCAGTGAAGTTCACAATGTATCCGCTTCCAATCAGTGAAGATTGTAGCATAAGCATTACTAACGCCGTATGCTATGCTTTTGAAAAAGAAGACGTTTAA
- the LOC139959755 gene encoding uncharacterized protein isoform X1: MDSSDEEEYGIELGYGFHHMQDMARLMLMQQMISAQSWPDRFHHVESSTFIEGWSTRPSHHEDDDAKQTHSAVSVKVAPLFNRPNHAFTDLVISPKGHRKIYAHQVIVASWSNPLNQLILSERRKWDWSKAPDDIIIEITLEGDDEHLSSVEDFIRYMYTETIDLSLQTVWHHIGLAFKYDVAPLLVVCTQFMLNQVAEVPIGPYLLTFMDQAANCKITQTVVQITMLRIQSELFFEDAEVVSSFDVDFLCDVLRSSNVVADSEYAIFQKLKPKMDALKQAGKTRELHRLLALLRLTQMKASELRELYSGEYMDEMRSAFPGKLESALWTRALFNEQNFDEVPINVERPRLYLEIPVPYIVEHNRHQYYDEVDNLYEGKSMEFEQRKFHELRFKIKNGEQVAEDSTYVRRRVHLESCNIPIYQATTGEHSVKRRREECRLKIPSGKFEFVTVNYYLPKRLKTFKLILVFRIESQTGTKRRVIAHTNTHTETGVEFSIFPLPISEDCSISLTNAVCYAFEKEDLQSMD, encoded by the exons ATGGATTCATCTGACGAAGAAGAGTATGGCATAGAATTGGGATATGGCTTTCATCATATGCAAGATATGGCAAGGTTAATGCTTATGCAGCAAATGATATCAGCGCAATCATGGCCCGACAGATTTCATCATGTAGAGAGTAGTACTTTTATCGAG GGGTGGTCAACACGCCCGTCTCATCACGAAGATGATGACGCCAAACAAACGCACAGCGCAGTCTCAGTCAAAGTAGCCCCTCTGTTCAACAGGCCAAACCATGCATTTACCGATCTCGTTATCAGCCCCAAAGGACACAGAAAGATATACGCTCATCAAGTAATCGTTGCCAGTTGGAGTAATCCGTTAAACCAGCTTATTCTCAGTGAACGTAGAAAGTGGGACTGGTCCAAGGCCCCCGATGATATAATTATTGAAATTACACTTGAAGGAGATGACGAACATCTGTCGTCCGTGGAAGACTTTATTCGTTACATGTACACGGAGACGATAGACCTCAGCCTTCAGACGGTATGGCACCATATTGGTTTAGCTTTTAAGTACGACGTGGCTCCATTGTTGGTAGTTTGTACGCAGTTCATGCTCAATCAAGTTGCAGAGGTACCGATTGGACCCTACCTCCTCACATTCATGGATCAAGCAGCAAACTGCAAAATTACACAGACAGTCGTCCAGATTACTATGCTCAGAATCCAGAGTGAACTTTTCTTCGAAGATGCAGAGGTGGTCTCTTCCTTCGATGTCGATTTCCTCTGTGACGTCCTCCGAAGTTCTAACGTCGTTGCTGATAGTGAGTACGCCATCTTCCAAAAACTGAAGCCAAAGATGGATGCTTTGAAGCAGGCAGGTAAGACCCGAGAACTTCATCGTCTTTTGGCACTTCTGCGTCTAACACAAATGAAAGCATCAGAACTGAGAGAATTGTACTCCGGGGAATACATGGATGAGATGAGAAGCGCGTTCCCTGGAAAACTTGAATCTGCGTTGTGGACACGCGCGCTATTCAACGAACAGAATTTTGACGAGGTACCAATCAACGTGGAGAGGCCGCGTCTGTATTTGGAAATCCCCGTGCCATACATAGTGGAACATAATCGACACCAATATTACGACGAGGTTGACAACTTGTACGAGGGGAAAAGTATGGAGTTTGAGCAAAGGAAATTTCATGAACTCCGCTTCAAAATCAAGAACGGCGAGCAGGTGGCAGAGGATAGTACGTACGTTAGAAGGCGCGTACACTTGGAGAGCTGTAACATTCCCATTTACCAAGCAACGACAGGCGAACACAGTGTTAAACGACGTAGAGAAGAGTGCCGATTGAAAATTCCTTCTGGAAAGTTTGAGTTTGTAACTGTAAACTACTATCTCCCAAAACGTTTAAAGACCTTTAAATTGATATTAGTATTCAGAATCGAAAGTCAGACAGGAACCAAACGAAGAGTCATCGCACACACCAATACCCACACTGAAACAGGGGTGGAGTTCTCAATCTTCCCGCTTCCAATCAGTGAAGATTGCAGCATAAGCCTTACTAACGCCGTATGCTATGCATTTGAAAAAGAGGACTTACAAAGTATGGATTAG
- the LOC139959754 gene encoding uncharacterized protein — protein sequence MDLSDEEEYGIEMSRLMLMQQMMSMQRPDRYHYGESSTFIKGWSTRPSYHEDDDAKRTHSAVSVKVATLFNMPNHAFTDLVISPKGHRKIYAHQVIVASWSNTFKQFMLSERTKGGWSKLKGGTKLEIILQEDGESLSSMEDFIRYMYTESIDLSFQTVWHHIFLATKYDVVPLLVVCTQFIHKQAAVLPIGPYLLTFMDQAANCKITQTVVQTTMLRIQSELFFEDAEVVSSFDVDFLCDVLRSSNVVADSEYAIFQKLKPKMDALKQAGKTRELHRLLALLRLTQMKTLELRKLYSGEYMDEMRSAFPGRLESALWTRALFNEQSFDEVPINVERPRLYLEIPVPYMVEHTRHQYYDKLYEGKSMEFEQRKFHELRFKIKNGEQVAEDSMYVRGHVHVENRNIPVYQVTAGEHSVKRRVEECRLEIPSGKLEYVTVNYQLPKLELDDKTFKLILVFRIESQTGTKRRVIAHTDTHTETGVKFSIFPLPISEDCSISIANAVCYAFEKEDVKSMDWFVALGYFLKLQGANIFN from the exons ATGGATTTATCTGACGAAGAAGAGTATGGCATTGAGATGTCAAGATTAATGCTTATGCAGCAAATGATGTCAATGCAACGGCCCGACAGATATCATTATGGAGAGAGCAGTACTTTTATCAAG GGGTGGTCAACACGCCCATCTTATCACGAAGATGATGACGCAAAACGAACGCACAGCGCAGTCTCAGTCAAAGTAGCCACTCTGTTCAACATGCCAAACCATGCATTTACCGATCTCGTTATTAGCCCCAAAGGACACAGAAAGATATACGCTCATCAAGTAATTGTTGCCAGTTGGAGTAATACGTTTAAGCAGTTTATGCTCAGTGAACGTACAAAGGGGGGCTGGTCCAAGCTCAAAGGTGggacaaaacttgaaattataCTGCAAGAAGATGGCGAATCTCTATCTTCCATGGAAGACTTTATTCGTTACATGTACACGGAGTCCATAGATCTCAGCTTTCAGACGGTATGGCATCATATTTTTTTAGCTACTAAGTACGACGTGGTTCCGTTGTTGGTAGTTTGTACGCAGTTCATACACAAACAAGCTGCAGTGCTACCGATTGGGCCCTATCTCCTCACATTTATGGATCAAGCAGCAAACTGCAAAATTACACAGACAGTCGTCCAGACTACTATGCTCAGAATCCAGAGTGAACTTTTCTTCGAAGATGCAGAGGTGGTCTCTTCCTTCGATGTCGATTTCCTCTGTGACGTCCTCCGAAGTTCTAACGTCGTTGCTGATAGTGAGTACGCCATCTTCCAAAAACTGAAGCCAAAGATGGATGCTTTGAAGCAGGCAGGTAAGACCCGAGAACTTCATCGTCTTTTGGCTTTACTGCGTCTCACACAAATGAAAACATTAGAACTGAGAAAATTGTACTCCGGGGAATACATGGATGAGATGAGAAGCGCGTTCCCTGGAAGACTTGAATCTGCTTTGTGGACACGCGCGCTATTCAACGAACAGAGTTTTGACGAGGTACCAATCAACGTGGAGAGACCGCGTCTGTATTTGGAAATCCCCGTGCCTTACATGGTGGAACATACTCGACACCAATATTACGACAAGTTGTACGAGGGGAAAAGTATGGAGTTTGAGCAAAGGAAATTTCACGAACTCCGCTTCAAAATCAAGAACGGTGAGCAGGTGGCAGAGGATAGCATGTACGTTAGAGGGCACGTACACGTGGAGAACCGTAACATTCCCGTTTACCAAGTAACGGCAGGCGAACACAGTGTTAAACGACGAGTAGAAGAGTGCCGGTTGGAAATTCCTTCAGGAAAGTTAGAGTATGTAACTGTAAACTACCAGCTTCCAAAACTTGAACTTGATGACAAGACCTTTAAATTGATATTAGTATTCAGAATCGAAAGTCAGACAGGAACCAAACGAAGAGTCATCGCACACACCGATACCCACACTGAAACAGGAGTGAAGTTCTCAATCTTTCCGCTCCCGATCAGTGAAGATTGTAGCATAAGCATTGCTAACGCCGTTTGTTATGCATTTGAAAAAGAAGACGTGAAAAGTATGGATTGGTTTGTAGCGTTAGGATATTTCCTCAAGCTGCAAGGAGCGAACATCTTCAACTGA
- the LOC139959752 gene encoding uncharacterized protein, translating into MDLSDEEEYGIGLGYGYNHMQDMARFMLMRQMMSMQRPDRYHHGESSTFIKGWSTRSSHHEDDDAKRTRSAVSVKVATLFNIPNYAFTDLVISPKGHRKIYAHQVIVASWSNPIKQLILSERWKKGWSKPPDDKILEIILEDDESLSSMEDFIRYMYTETIDLSLQTVLHHIFLATKYDVAPLLVVCTQFIHKQVAVLPIGPYLLTFMDQAANCKITQTVVQITMLRIQSELFFEDAEVVSSFDVDFLCDVLRSSNVVADSEYAIFQKLKPKMDALKQAGKTRELHRLLALLRLTQMKTSELREFYSGEYMDEMRSAFPGRLESALWTRALFNEQSFDEVPINVERPRLYLEIPVPYIVEHNRYQYYDEDDNLYDGRSMEFEQRKFHELRFKIKNGEQVAEDSMYVRRHSHVENRNIPVYQVTAGEHSVKRCGEECRLEIPSGKFEFVTVNYQLPELELDDKTFKLILVFRIESQTGTKRRVIAHTDTYTETGVKFSIFPLPISEDCSISITNAVCYAFEKEDVKSFDWNVALGFFIFSQAAGSEPLHLDLHTFDRHV; encoded by the exons ATGGATTTATCTGACGAAGAAGAGTATGGCATAGGCTTGGGCTATGGCTATAATCATATGCAAGATATGGCAAGATTCATGCTTATGCGGCAAATGATGTCAATGCAACGGCCCGACAGATATCATCATGGAGAGAGTAGTACTTTCATCAAG GGGTGGTCAACACGCTCGTCTCATCACGAAGATGATGACGCAAAACGAACGCGCAGCGCAGTCTCAGTCAAAGTAGCCACTCTGTTCAACATACCAAACTATGCATTTACCGATCTCGTTATCAGCCCCAAAGGACACAGAAAGATATACGCTCATCAAGTAATCGTTGCCAGTTGGAGTAATCCGATAAAGCAGCTTATTCTCAGTGAACGTTGGAAAAAGGGCTGGTCCAAGCCCCCCGATGATAAAATTCTTGAAATTATACTGGAAGATGACGAATCTTTATCTTCCATGGAAGACTTTATTCGTTACATGTACACGGAGACGATAGACCTCAGCCTTCAGACGGTATTGCATCATATTTTTTTAGCTACTAAGTACGACGTGGCTCCGTTGTTGGTAGTTTGTACGCAGTTCATACACAAACAAGTTGCAGTGCTACCGATTGGGCCCTATCTCCTCACATTTATGGATCAAGCGGCAAATTGCAAAATTACACAGACAGTCGTCCAGATTACGATGCTCAGAATCCAGAGTGAACTTTTCTTCGAAGATGCAGAGGTGGTCTCTTCCTTCGATGTCGATTTCCTCTGTGACGTCCTCCGAAGTTCTAACGTCGTTGCTGATAGTGAGTACGCCATCTTCCAAAAACTGAAGCCAAAGATGGATGCTTTGAAGCAGGCAGGTAAGACCCGAGAACTTCATCGTCTTTTGGCTCTACTGCGTCTCACACAAATGAAAACATCAGAACTGAGAGAATTTTACTCCGGGGAATACATGGATGAGATGAGAAGCGCGTTCCCTGGAAGACTTGAATCTGCGTTGTGGACACGCGCGCTATTCAACGAACAGAGTTTTGACGAGGTACCAATCAACGTGGAGAGACCACGTCTGTATTTGGAAATCCCCGTGCCTTACATCGTGGAACATAATCGATACCAATATTACGATGAGGACGACAACTTGTACGACGGGAGAAGTATGGAGTTTGAGCAAAGGAAATTTCACGAACTCCGCTTCAAAATCAAGAACGGCGAGCAGGTGGCAGAGGATAGCATGTACGTTAGAAGGCACTCACACGTGGAGAACCGTAACATTCCCGTTTACCAAGTAACGGCAGGCGAACACAGTGTTAAACGATGTGGAGAAGAGTGCCGATTGGAAATTCCTTCTGGAAAATTTGAGTTTGTAACTGTAAACTACCAGCTTCCAGAACTTGAACTTGATGACAAGACCTTTAAATTGATATTAGTATTCAGAATCGAAAGTCAGACAGGAACCAAACGAAGAGTCATCGCACACACCGATACCTACACTGAAACAGGAGTGAAGTTCTCAATCTTTCCGCTTCCGATCAGTGAAGATTGTAGCATAAGCATTACTAACGCCGTATGCTATGCATTTGAAAAA